One genomic window of Stigmatopora nigra isolate UIUO_SnigA chromosome 13, RoL_Snig_1.1, whole genome shotgun sequence includes the following:
- the mavs gene encoding mitochondrial antiviral-signaling protein, whose amino-acid sequence MSYAGDKLYDGYLRTNMPTIVTKVKAREIVVHLPCLTAHDRECIEAKREMCGNFDAMVLLLDCLKRRSSWPDHFIQALEKCEHSAIAADVRAEYGKLVAAARPPSPNVEEATVTTAPSVPPTPERRPAASPDLKLPAPMAEIPPPDRDHPEPEENSDSETRDGSATVAKVSSDLRPPSGLTEARDSSASESSPGSDDGEAQSSPGKAPVQDTGPPVQIVTTAKLPTEDNLEVQRSPPSSPPTSPVQPETSEAPPLSVPHPLVSVRSPEPPDPVDALYSGDSDRLEISRDQLPSSLDQDDRLAPNGDAGAIEEEPAPGGKSRGGVKYAVTAVGVATCALLLAWKFKH is encoded by the exons ATGTCGTACGCCGGCGACAAGCTGTATGACGGCTACCTGCGCACCAACATGCCGACCATCGTCACCAAGGTCAAAGCGAGAGAGATTGTCGTCCACTTGCCATGCCTGACTGCCCACGACCGG GAGTGCATCGAGGCCAAGCGCGAGATGTGCGGCAACTTTGACGCCATGGTCCTTCTGCTAGACTGCCTGAAGAGGCGCTCCAGCTGGCCTGACCACTTCATCCAAGCTCTGGAGAAATGCGAGCATTCAGCCATCGCCGCCGACGTCCGCGCCGAGTACGGCAAGCTCGTCGCCGCCGCCCGCC CTCCCAGTCCTAACGTGGAGGAAGCTACCGTTACCACGGCGCCATCTGTCCCGCCCACCCCTGAGCGCCGGCCCGCCGCTTCTCCAGACCTGAAGTTACCCGCCCCCATGGCCGAAATACCCCCTCCGGATCGTGATCACCCCGAACCGGAGGAAAACTCAGATTCCGAAACCCGGGACGGTTCGGCGACCGTCGCTAAAGTTTCGTCGGACCTCCGGCCGCCGTCGGGGTTGACGGAAGCCCGTGATTCGTCCGCCTCCGAGAGCTCGCCGGGATCGGATGACGGCGAGGCGCAGTCCTCACCCGGCAAGGCACCCGTCCAGGATACGGGCCCACCGGTGCAGATAGTTACCACTGCTAAATTGCCAACTGAAGATAATCTGGAAGTCCAG CGCTCGCCCCCCAGTAGCCCTCCGACAAGTCCCGTCCAACCTGAAACGTCCGAGGCTCCGCCCCTGAGCGTGCCGCACCCCCTCGTCAGCGTCCGCTCGCCCGAGCCCCCCGACCCAGTTGACGCGCTATACTCTGGCGACTCGGACCGTCTGGAAATCAGCCGAGATCAGCTGCCGTCATCTCTTGATCAGGATGACCGGCTAGCGCCAAACGGAGACGCCGGCGCCATTGAGGAAGAGCCAGCCCCCGGGGGCAAATCACGTGGGGGGGTCAAGTACGCGGTCacggcggtgggtgtggccacCTGTGCACTTTTGCTAGCGTGGAAGTTTAAACATTGA